In Sesamum indicum cultivar Zhongzhi No. 13 linkage group LG8, S_indicum_v1.0, whole genome shotgun sequence, the sequence ATTCCAAGCCGTCAAGCTTGATATCTGCCAATAGTTTATTCTCAAGTTCAGTCAGAGTTTTAGTTCCACAAGTTGGTGCTGCTCTGGAGGGCGCTTtaccttcttcctcttcctgcTCCCCACAATTCTTCATGTCGTTTACATTATTAGTTTCCTCCGAGAGACATAAATCCTTATCCAAGAGATTCCTCTCACATGCCAGGATCCTTTGTGTACATCCATTTCTGTACAGCCCAGGCTCTTTGCCTCTCAATATTATAGAAGGCAAATCTCGATTCCTAACGTATGCACCACATGTACAAACTATCTTGTTATAGCACTTGCTGCATTCATTTCTCTGGCTTGGATTCCGTACTGCTACATCAGAAGCTACAGAAAAATCATTTGGAGGAAGGACTTCATTCGACCTATATGAATAAATTCTAGCTTCCACTGGTATGTTTCTTGAACAAGAATAGCAGCAATATTCTACATGCTGCAAATTCTCATTCTTTACCCTTTCCAGTTCAGTCTGCAGCTCCCGCAACTCTTCTCTGAGATCACTTACAATATCCTCAGCTTCCTGAAGTTGAGCTTCGAGTTCCTCAATCTTCTTCTGCTGCTTCACTGATGCTGCTTCTGCCTCACCAATCTGTAAACTCGGAAAAATAGATGACATAAATAGGACTACTGCCTGTCTAGCAACAGAAGGAGAATAAGCACAATTGCATGCATCAAAACCAAATTAGAAATAATGCCAGCCTCACAAACCATTTCTGAGAAAGATGACAGtatcaattaattactttGCTACTAGCACCAAACATGCTATGGAAAGAAAAGATGGACAATTTAAACAATTTCagcaataaacaaataatagcccaactaaaaaaaactaaaggacattgtaaattaataaaattccaCCAAAGGAACACATGAGAGAATTTCAACTGCCAAAGGAAAATTAGATAAGATACCAGACACCTTTAGCTTatgaattgcaattttgagaTCTTGGCGGGTCAACGAGAGAAATTCCAAACTGAGTTGTTCTGATTCGATTGACATAAATGTACAACAGTCAGAACAGAAAGCGATACGATCAGTTCTCATATATCAAGACATTGACCTATCAAGAAcgtaaagaacaaaaagacaTATGATGATCCTAATTTCCAAGAACAACAAGTCCTTATCAGACTAATACATAGAAACGAGTAACATCTTTAGGGTCGGCCACAAAAGACATCACTGAAAAATTTACATGCAAAACAGACATCATCAACACATTCGACcaacaaaatcatttaaaaaattctcaaccCCAACAGAACACAAGCTCCATATCCTCATTCGCTAGCTTCAAATCAGATTATTCTCACCTGAGAATCCATCATCTGCTTGAGGCGGAGCAGCATCCGGACCCCCTCCTCTTTTGCCACCTTCAGCTCATGCTGATACCTCACAGACTTCCTTTCTGAGGCCATAACTCTAGTCGCTGCCTCCTTTGATATGCTCAATATTACATCAGCATACGCCTTCTTCAACGCCGTTAATTTCTGCATTCCAGacagaatttatttttttctcaaaagagATTTAAAGAATCACATCCCAGACACATCTCACATCTGTATATAATCTTCAATAAGCAATAAAATACAGATAAAGGTTGCACGAAAGCTACAAAAGTACCAAAATTTGCCCcattttcaaaaacttcaacttatttacttttttttttaaaaaaaaaagaaaagagaagatcAAAAACCCACATctataatcaagaaaataacaagaaCTACTTCGAATCATCAAATAAAGCTTAAAGGAACACCTAATCATTCCaccatttttcaaataacacataaaaaaagTCAAGATTTCAAAAAACACAAACCCGAACAACTTCCAAAACCATTAAAATTCACATGAAAACTTAAAACAGAAGAAAACAAGATCAAAACCCAAACCCACAAAGAATAAATgcggaaagaagaaaaaagagggtaCAAGAACGGTTAAGGGGAATCAGTTAGGTAGTTGGTGGGGCTgttcaagaaaacaaagaaatggGTTCCACCACCGCGACCACGGATGCCGCTGGTGGCTGGAATCCTCCAAAAGGGGCGGCGGGACTTACCTCGTCGGCGTCCATTACTCCGATTCCTAAAAAGAATCAAACCTTTCTCTTGAGGTTTTTTGGACCGAAGAGCTTTTCTTCCTtaagtctttttttttcaattttgtgttCGCTCAGCAGAGCTGTCTGTTATGAACTGAAACTCCAATTTACCGAATTACCCCTTGATAAGGAGCTTATTTACTGAAACGCCATGCAAGCTGACAATCGAGCCTTCGGGGTGGTCCCACTTGCGGCGTGATCACGTGACGTGGTTGCTTACGACCCTGCCACGTGGATAAAGCACGTGTCTCGGTGCATAGGGAGTGgcttttggagggaaaaatatacaaatgaggtatttaactttttttttaagaatctTATGCttaaataaactattattgCAT encodes:
- the LOC105168821 gene encoding uncharacterized protein LOC105168821, which codes for MDADEKLTALKKAYADVILSISKEAATRVMASERKSVRYQHELKVAKEEGVRMLLRLKQMMDSQIGEAEAASVKQQKKIEELEAQLQEAEDIVSDLREELRELQTELERVKNENLQHVEYCCYSCSRNIPVEARIYSYRSNEVLPPNDFSVASDVAVRNPSQRNECSKCYNKIVCTCGAYVRNRDLPSIILRGKEPGLYRNGCTQRILACERNLLDKDLCLSEETNNVNDMKNCGEQEEEEGKAPSRAAPTCGTKTLTELENKLLADIKLDGLESFPQKRKRAIRRRKAVIPLGGKQSYLLLKSDQVTQHSVSNYPILVDDCAYCDEQPPKIGPRLFPDKAEPETQLGCAESSKEEKNLVGIRAEMKMHKDEGPNEENVPLVEETGLSDNLSSPDCKLDAEDLESNSPGKSKGRPSLQE